Proteins encoded in a region of the Zea mays cultivar B73 chromosome 2, Zm-B73-REFERENCE-NAM-5.0, whole genome shotgun sequence genome:
- the LOC100274220 gene encoding uncharacterized protein LOC100274220 produces the protein MGELAAASSPPPPAVLQVVFVDGEQSVDLGTVAVQPSLSGVKRLQAVVADRVGVAPYQISASLARPRRARRVPLDDATDLAAAVAREGSGCYVVAGLRRSRRERRGGRSRRDRKGAKDAGAPAEKTILKRLPPTDLASLVGTPPPPLPFPHAVAAAPPLALDGWGYDDYEARLRELQLQRDWYMLSTVGVGAGPDPAYLHLAAGGHPEHEDPAAPWSPGRRPSPCPECEAAAAAMRQPAFHWCVHDAVVSAVFRSHVGPIERPPKKTPSPPPLLPLPPSPGRLLGMPVYEFIDQHLLFRRRRLPHSSSNCT, from the coding sequence ATGGGGGAGCTCGCGGCGGCTTCCTCGCCCCCGCCGCCCGCCGTGCTGCAGGTGGTCTTCGTCGACGGCGAGCAGAGCGTGGACCTGGGCACGGTCGCCGTGCAGCCGTCGCTGAGCGGTGTGAAGCGGCTGCAGGCCGTGGTGGCGGACCGCGTGGGCGTCGCGCCGTACCAGATCTCGGCGTCCCTGGCGCGGCCCCGCCGCGCGCGCCGCGTGCCCCTCGACGACGCCACcgacctcgccgccgccgtcgcgcgGGAGGGCAGCGGGTGCTACGTCGTCGCTGGGCTCCGCCGCTCCCGCCGCGAGCGACGGGGCGGCCGGTCCCGTCGCGACAGGAAGGGAGCCAAGGACGCGGGCGCGCCAGCGGAGAAGACCATCCTGAAGCGCCTCCCGCCAACGGATCTGGCGTCCCTGGTCGGCACTCCCCCTCCGCCGCTTCCCTTCCCCCACGCCGTTGCCGCGGCCCCGCCGCTCGCGCTCGACGGGTGGGGCTACGACGACTACGAGGCCCGGCTGCGGGAGCTGCAGCTTCAGCGCGATTGGTACATGTTGAGCACCGTGGGAGTGGGAGCGGGTCCGGACCCAGCCTACCTCCATCTGGCGGCTGGCGGGCACCCGGAGCACGAGGATCCGGCGGCGCCGTGGTCCCCGGGGCGGCGCCCGTCTCCGTGCCCAGAGtgcgaggcggcggcggcggccatgcGCCAGCCGGCGTTCCACTGGTGCGTGCACGACGCGGTGGTCTCCGCTGTGTTCCGCTCCCACGTGGGTCCCATCGAGCGCCCTCCGAAGAAGACCCCCTCTCCGCCTCCGCTTCTGCCTCTGCCGCCGAGCCCTGGTCGCCTCCTCGGCATGCCCGTCTACGAGTTCATCGACCAGCACCTGCTCTTCCGTCGTCGTCGCCTGCCCCACTCTAGCAGCAACTGTACGTAG